A section of the Kribbella sp. HUAS MG21 genome encodes:
- a CDS encoding Fe-S cluster assembly protein HesB, translated as MLTLTENATLVIKSITGVEGAPAGAGVRISQENPADPALAVTTTEAPQPGDQVVEEAGARVFLEENAANALDDKILDAAVDDKGGVEFLLVPQPGQGRENGAAPTP; from the coding sequence GTGCTGACCCTGACTGAGAACGCGACGCTGGTGATCAAGAGCATCACCGGGGTCGAGGGCGCGCCGGCGGGCGCCGGGGTGCGGATCTCGCAGGAGAACCCGGCGGATCCGGCACTCGCGGTGACCACGACCGAGGCACCGCAACCGGGTGACCAGGTGGTGGAGGAGGCCGGTGCGCGGGTCTTCCTCGAGGAGAACGCCGCCAACGCTCTCGACGACAAGATCCTCGACGCGGCAGTCGACGACAAGGGCGGTGTCGAGTTCCTCCTGGTCCCGCAGCCGGGCCAGGGCCGCGAGAACGGCGCCGCCCCGACCCCCTGA
- a CDS encoding family 43 glycosylhydrolase has translation MRRLLAAVLAVFSLTSFLSAPVQAATTAAVIPSVVIGENFPDPDVFQHNGTWYAYATNGGRGTLPVATAPSANGPWTVRGDAMPGGPSGAWAQPGRTWAPDVHPNPDGSFTLTYTAWHKASGRQCIGVATATNPLGPFQPIGTAPLICPLDLGGAIDANTFVANDGTRYLVWKNDGNAIGKASTLWLTRTADNGRTLVGGNTALLTSSSVIEAPDLVQRGSQYVLFFSGGGYTDCNYLTSYATSKSLSGPWTTAYRPLMTTASFDNRICGPGGADFVGNKVFVHGWVNGGRHMYVADVGWANDYPVVRGSRVRYEAERGTLNHCVVRSNAAGASDGKVVAYIDYADSWVENTVFAPVAGGYTLHVGYANGSASAASHGLVVNGNNAGSVSYPVTGWDNWRQSSVAITLNAGWNTIRLTKGTLYTEVDYLEVQ, from the coding sequence ATGAGACGACTTCTGGCAGCCGTTCTGGCTGTCTTCAGCCTCACTTCCTTCCTCTCCGCGCCTGTGCAGGCCGCCACGACCGCCGCGGTCATCCCGAGCGTGGTGATCGGCGAGAACTTCCCCGATCCGGACGTGTTCCAGCACAACGGCACCTGGTACGCCTACGCCACGAACGGCGGCCGCGGCACCCTGCCGGTCGCGACCGCGCCGAGCGCGAACGGCCCGTGGACCGTCCGCGGCGACGCGATGCCCGGCGGCCCGTCCGGCGCCTGGGCCCAGCCCGGCCGCACCTGGGCGCCGGACGTCCACCCGAACCCCGACGGCAGCTTCACGCTCACCTACACCGCCTGGCACAAGGCCTCCGGCCGGCAGTGCATCGGCGTGGCCACCGCGACGAATCCGCTCGGCCCGTTCCAGCCGATCGGTACGGCGCCGTTGATCTGCCCGCTGGACCTGGGCGGCGCGATCGACGCGAACACGTTCGTGGCCAACGACGGCACCCGCTACCTCGTCTGGAAGAACGACGGCAACGCGATCGGCAAGGCATCGACGCTCTGGCTCACCCGGACCGCCGACAACGGCCGGACCCTGGTCGGCGGCAACACCGCGCTGCTGACGTCGAGCAGCGTGATCGAGGCGCCGGACCTGGTGCAGCGCGGGTCGCAGTACGTGCTGTTCTTCTCCGGCGGCGGGTACACCGACTGCAACTACCTCACGTCGTACGCGACCTCGAAGAGCCTGAGCGGTCCGTGGACGACGGCGTACCGGCCGTTGATGACGACCGCGTCGTTCGACAACCGGATCTGCGGCCCCGGCGGCGCGGACTTCGTCGGGAACAAGGTGTTCGTCCACGGCTGGGTCAACGGCGGGCGGCACATGTACGTCGCCGACGTCGGGTGGGCGAACGACTACCCGGTGGTGCGCGGCAGCCGGGTCCGGTACGAGGCGGAGCGCGGGACGCTGAACCACTGCGTCGTACGCTCCAACGCCGCCGGCGCGTCGGACGGGAAGGTGGTCGCTTACATCGACTACGCGGACTCGTGGGTGGAGAACACCGTGTTCGCTCCGGTGGCGGGTGGTTACACGCTGCACGTCGGGTACGCCAACGGCTCCGCGTCGGCCGCCAGCCACGGTCTCGTTGTCAACGGCAACAACGCGGGCTCGGTCAGCTACCCCGTCACCGGCTGGGACAACTGGCGGCAGAGTTCGGTCGCGATCACGCTCAACGCCGGCTGGAACACGATCCGGCTGACCAAGGGCACGCTGTACACGGAGGTCGACTACCTCGAGGTGCAGTAA
- a CDS encoding VTT domain-containing protein translates to MTGETKFDLWYLFALAGAVLIGAVLPVLPTGAAVSAGAVLASHGSPIGLVGVLIAGAAGAYVGDLIVYAGCRFGGERLAKRIGWLRDNASLDNLRERLAEHEITVLLTSRLIPGGRVPVLLAAGLAGYKWERFALVDLTASSLWAAVYMAIGLLGYALFDEPWEGVVAAIALVILTTVVSNLIRRARRKRSEAE, encoded by the coding sequence ATGACCGGAGAGACCAAGTTCGATCTCTGGTACTTGTTCGCGCTGGCGGGCGCGGTGCTGATCGGGGCGGTGCTGCCTGTGCTGCCGACGGGTGCGGCGGTGTCGGCGGGCGCCGTACTGGCGTCGCACGGCAGCCCGATCGGGCTCGTCGGGGTGCTGATCGCGGGCGCGGCCGGCGCGTACGTCGGGGACCTGATCGTGTATGCCGGCTGCCGGTTCGGCGGGGAGCGGCTGGCCAAACGGATCGGCTGGCTCCGCGACAACGCGTCGCTGGACAACCTCCGGGAACGGTTGGCCGAGCACGAGATCACCGTGTTGCTGACGTCCAGGCTGATCCCGGGCGGCCGCGTGCCGGTGCTGCTCGCCGCCGGGCTCGCCGGGTACAAGTGGGAGCGGTTCGCCCTCGTCGACCTGACCGCCTCGTCGCTGTGGGCAGCGGTCTACATGGCGATCGGCCTGCTCGGCTACGCGCTCTTCGACGAGCCGTGGGAGGGCGTGGTCGCCGCGATCGCGCTGGTCATCCTCACCACGGTGGTGAGCAACCTGATCCGGCGCGCGCGCCGCAAGCGCTCAGAGGCCGAATGA
- a CDS encoding ABC transporter ATP-binding protein, producing MPPKVPDKGSVTRRGFGVLRVAIWEEPGVFALSVLASMLYGAMTVAGGWALGWSTDRLIRPAFERGDTSAGAIAALISLFMGIAILNAIGVVGRRLGAGVMQFRLQATYRRRVTRQYLKLPLEWHHQHSTGMLLSNANADVESTWFVIAPLPMAIGVIAMLVFATVAMFAADVWLALVGCLVFPLVFLANVIFQRYLQPLATRAQQLRADVSEVAHESFDGALVVKTLGREAAETERFRAPTYALRDANIAVNKARGMFDPVIDGLPRLGVLAVLLVGVGRVRSGGADAGDVVQVAFLFTLIGFPIRALGWVLGELPRSVVGWDRVQRVLTAEGGMEYGEARLTSAKAARLQVAGVRFGYLPERDVLAGVDFTIEPGKTVAVVGPTGSGKSTLTTLLTRLVDPEEGAVKVDGIDVRDLARDELAGSVALVAQTAFLFDDTIRGNITLGGDYTDDDVWDALRIAQGDGFVKALPDGLDTKVGERGTTLSGGQRQRIALARALVRRPRLLILDDATSAVDPQVEARILAGLRSAVQEDAGAATTVLVIAYRKATISLADEVLFLDDGRIRAQGTHTELQASSAAYRDLVDAYEKDSERRQEEAELAADLDDLDSEGASA from the coding sequence GTGCCACCGAAAGTCCCGGACAAGGGCAGCGTCACCCGGCGGGGCTTCGGGGTGCTGCGGGTCGCGATCTGGGAGGAGCCGGGCGTCTTCGCGCTGTCGGTGCTCGCCAGCATGCTGTACGGCGCGATGACCGTGGCCGGCGGCTGGGCGCTCGGCTGGTCCACGGACCGGCTGATCCGGCCGGCCTTCGAGCGCGGCGACACCAGCGCGGGCGCGATCGCGGCACTGATCTCGCTGTTCATGGGCATCGCGATCCTGAACGCGATCGGCGTGGTCGGGCGGCGGCTCGGCGCCGGTGTCATGCAGTTCCGGCTGCAGGCGACGTACCGCCGGCGGGTCACCCGGCAGTACCTGAAGCTCCCGCTCGAGTGGCACCACCAGCACTCCACCGGCATGCTGCTGTCGAACGCGAACGCCGACGTGGAGTCGACCTGGTTCGTGATCGCGCCACTGCCGATGGCGATCGGCGTGATCGCGATGCTGGTGTTCGCGACCGTGGCGATGTTCGCGGCCGACGTCTGGCTGGCGCTGGTCGGCTGCCTGGTGTTCCCGCTGGTCTTCCTCGCGAACGTGATCTTCCAGCGCTACCTGCAGCCGCTCGCGACCCGGGCGCAGCAACTGCGCGCCGACGTCTCCGAGGTCGCGCACGAGTCGTTCGACGGCGCGCTGGTGGTGAAGACGCTCGGCCGCGAGGCCGCGGAGACCGAGCGCTTCCGCGCCCCGACGTACGCGCTCCGGGACGCGAACATCGCGGTCAACAAGGCCCGCGGCATGTTCGACCCGGTGATCGACGGCCTGCCCCGGCTCGGGGTGCTGGCGGTGCTGCTGGTCGGCGTCGGGCGGGTGCGTTCGGGCGGCGCCGACGCGGGCGACGTGGTCCAGGTCGCGTTCCTCTTCACGCTGATCGGGTTCCCGATCCGGGCGCTCGGCTGGGTGCTCGGGGAGCTGCCGCGGTCGGTCGTGGGCTGGGACCGCGTGCAGCGCGTGCTCACCGCCGAGGGCGGGATGGAGTACGGCGAGGCGCGGCTGACGTCGGCGAAGGCGGCCCGGCTGCAGGTGGCCGGTGTCCGCTTCGGCTATTTGCCGGAGCGGGACGTGCTCGCCGGGGTGGACTTCACGATCGAGCCCGGGAAGACCGTCGCGGTCGTCGGGCCGACGGGCTCCGGGAAGTCGACGCTGACCACGTTGCTGACCCGGCTGGTCGACCCGGAGGAAGGCGCGGTCAAGGTCGACGGGATCGATGTCCGCGACCTCGCCCGCGACGAACTGGCCGGCTCGGTCGCGCTGGTGGCGCAGACCGCGTTCCTGTTCGACGACACGATCCGCGGCAACATCACGCTGGGCGGTGACTACACCGACGACGACGTCTGGGACGCGCTCCGGATCGCGCAGGGCGACGGCTTCGTGAAGGCGCTGCCGGACGGCCTCGACACCAAGGTCGGCGAGCGCGGTACGACGCTCTCCGGTGGGCAGCGGCAGCGGATCGCGCTGGCGCGGGCGCTGGTCCGGCGGCCGCGGCTGCTGATCCTGGACGACGCGACCAGCGCGGTCGACCCGCAGGTGGAGGCGCGGATCCTCGCCGGGCTGCGGTCCGCGGTCCAGGAGGACGCCGGAGCGGCGACGACCGTGCTGGTGATCGCGTACCGGAAGGCGACGATCTCGCTCGCCGACGAGGTGCTGTTCCTCGACGACGGCCGGATCCGCGCGCAGGGCACGCACACCGAACTGCAGGCGTCGTCGGCGGCGTACCGCGACCTGGTGGACGCCTACGAGAAGGACTCCGAGCGCCGCCAGGAAGAGGCGGAGCTCGCGGCGGACCTCGACGACCTCGACTCGGAAGGAGCATCGGCGTGA
- a CDS encoding ABC transporter ATP-binding protein, whose protein sequence is MSAAEASRLDHGDNAGGLQTLKDGLKVSPELGRGWWLTGILALTMTAGRIVVPIAVQQTIDKGLSGPGGPDMSYVAWMCLVCALGVILTAGASYLTTVRLAVNSEHGLATMRIKAFRHVHDLPVLTQSTERRGALVSRVTSDVDTVSQFLQFGGFIFLVSLGQMLLATIVMFVYSWQLALVVLLCFIPLFASLKYLQRAMSSAYGVVRAKVGEMLSAIAEPVVGAQVVRSYAIEQRTQDRIDASIDDYRRTATKAQAITGLTFSIGGLAAGLANAGVLTVGVLLGVDGQATLGELLAFMFLVALFSDPVQIATQVLTDAQSAFAGWRRVLGVIATPADVADPGEAGVKQARGPITVDFDDVDFAYPEGELVLRDVDVRIEPHRRVAVVGETGSGKTTFAKLLTRLMDPTSGAVKLDGVDAREISFESLRERVVMVPQDGYLFDASLADNVRFGRPDVTDAELLAAFESLGLTDWLESLPDGLNSPVGQRGESLSAGERQLVALVRANIADPDLLVLDEATSAVDPGTEVRVNAALERLMAGRTSVTIAHRLSTAEAADEVLVFDEGEIVERGPHAELVGAGGVYTRLHESWIAQRSAL, encoded by the coding sequence GTGAGCGCGGCGGAAGCAAGTCGGCTGGATCATGGTGACAACGCCGGTGGGCTGCAGACGCTCAAGGACGGGCTGAAGGTCTCGCCGGAGCTCGGGCGCGGGTGGTGGCTGACCGGGATCCTGGCGCTGACCATGACGGCCGGGCGGATCGTCGTACCGATCGCGGTGCAGCAGACGATCGACAAGGGGCTGTCCGGGCCGGGCGGGCCGGACATGTCGTACGTGGCCTGGATGTGCCTGGTCTGCGCGCTGGGCGTGATCCTCACCGCGGGCGCGTCGTACCTGACGACCGTGCGGCTCGCGGTCAACTCCGAGCACGGGCTCGCGACGATGCGGATCAAGGCGTTCCGGCACGTGCACGACCTGCCGGTGCTGACCCAGAGCACCGAGCGGCGTGGGGCGCTGGTCAGCCGGGTCACGTCGGACGTCGACACGGTGTCGCAGTTCCTGCAGTTCGGCGGCTTCATCTTCCTGGTGAGCCTCGGGCAGATGCTGCTCGCGACGATCGTCATGTTCGTCTACTCCTGGCAGCTCGCGCTGGTCGTGCTGCTGTGCTTCATCCCGCTGTTCGCGAGCCTCAAGTACCTGCAGCGCGCGATGTCGTCGGCGTACGGCGTCGTCCGGGCGAAGGTCGGCGAGATGCTGTCCGCGATCGCGGAGCCGGTCGTCGGCGCGCAGGTGGTCCGGTCGTACGCGATCGAGCAGCGCACCCAGGACCGGATCGACGCGTCGATCGACGACTACCGCCGGACGGCGACCAAGGCGCAGGCGATCACCGGCCTGACGTTCTCGATCGGCGGTCTGGCGGCCGGCCTGGCGAACGCGGGCGTCCTGACGGTCGGCGTGTTGCTCGGCGTGGACGGGCAGGCGACGCTGGGTGAGCTGCTGGCGTTCATGTTCCTGGTCGCGCTGTTCTCCGACCCGGTGCAGATCGCCACCCAGGTTCTGACCGACGCGCAGAGCGCGTTCGCCGGCTGGCGGCGGGTGCTCGGCGTGATCGCCACGCCGGCCGACGTCGCCGACCCGGGCGAGGCGGGGGTGAAGCAGGCGCGCGGGCCGATCACGGTCGACTTCGACGACGTCGACTTCGCCTACCCGGAGGGTGAGCTGGTGCTGCGCGATGTCGACGTACGGATCGAGCCCCATCGGCGGGTCGCCGTCGTGGGGGAGACCGGGTCGGGGAAGACGACGTTCGCGAAACTGCTGACCCGGCTGATGGACCCGACGTCCGGGGCGGTGAAGCTGGACGGGGTGGACGCGCGCGAGATCTCGTTCGAGTCGCTGCGGGAGCGGGTCGTGATGGTGCCGCAGGACGGGTACCTGTTCGACGCGTCGCTCGCCGACAACGTGCGGTTCGGTCGGCCGGACGTGACCGACGCGGAGCTGCTCGCCGCGTTCGAGTCGCTCGGCCTCACGGACTGGCTGGAGTCGCTGCCGGACGGGCTGAACTCGCCGGTCGGGCAGCGCGGTGAGTCGCTGTCCGCGGGGGAGCGGCAGCTGGTGGCGCTGGTCCGCGCGAACATCGCCGACCCGGACCTGCTGGTCCTGGACGAGGCGACGTCAGCCGTCGACCCTGGCACCGAGGTCCGGGTGAACGCGGCGCTCGAGCGCCTGATGGCCGGGCGTACGTCGGTCACGATCGCGCACCGGCTGTCGACGGCCGAGGCGGCCGACGAGGTGCTGGTGTTCGACGAGGGCGAGATCGTGGAGCGCGGGCCGCACGCCGAGCTGGTCGGCGCCGGCGGTGTCTACACGCGACTGCACGAAAGCTGGATCGCCCAGCGCAGCGCCCTCTAG
- a CDS encoding alkaline phosphatase family protein, producing the protein MAKPPEQLSKERRRRPLWLDVRRTGRGLQAMLYGGLASLVTLVITFWTLPQISSDGRLPILRLVVLLAVFSVLMRWILAGIAVLIGSIGVLVGGLLSQFAVVYLGITVDPGVNLHGGVEAPVLVAIVMSSVSAFVGWVAYAGSDDAYVAEVMRLVHRRARRIQPAPKTGMLIIQIDGLSAPLLNWMVLAGNLPNLGGWIRDGRHSMLAWHTGVPATTPASQAGILHGGSGHIPAFRWYEKETGRVMVTNRGRDAAEIEARMSTGRGLLADGGVSISNNWSGDADKCELVFSRAGLPNSRSHGYVRFFSSPQGAARGLILCVAEMIKELHQARRQRARHLVPRVKRGGAYIFLRAVTNVLLRDLNVSLITDELVKGTPVIYCDFVDYDEVAHHAGPTRAESLQTLEGLDRVLGALQRIIDILPHSYEIVVLSDHGQSQGSTFLQRYGRTLAEVVDDLVDTTKEPVAAVGKSEGWGPVNAFLTELSMRRSVAGTVTRKALHLKDGEVELGPKECEPQVTPDEQMVVTASGNLALIYLATTPGRVPLEEIELLHPKLIPGLATHPGIGFVVVDSLAEGPVAIGRAGVRVLRSGRVEGEDPLARYGDFAAASMLRQAEMPHNGDLVVVSRLDEFTHEVAAFEELVGCHGGIGGWQTEAVLVHPSRWVLEEPPVGSDAVHAVLVGWLEKLGQRKDVAEPAKVEA; encoded by the coding sequence ATGGCGAAACCACCAGAACAGCTGTCGAAGGAACGGCGGCGACGTCCGTTGTGGCTGGACGTCCGCCGGACCGGACGCGGCCTCCAGGCGATGCTGTACGGCGGCCTCGCCTCCCTGGTCACGCTGGTCATCACGTTCTGGACGCTGCCGCAGATCAGCAGCGACGGCCGGCTGCCGATCCTGCGGCTGGTCGTCCTGCTGGCGGTGTTCTCGGTGCTGATGCGCTGGATCCTGGCCGGGATCGCGGTACTGATCGGGTCGATCGGCGTCCTGGTCGGCGGCCTGTTGTCGCAGTTCGCGGTCGTCTACCTCGGCATCACCGTCGACCCGGGGGTGAACCTGCACGGCGGCGTCGAGGCGCCGGTGCTGGTCGCGATCGTGATGTCGTCGGTGAGCGCCTTCGTCGGCTGGGTCGCGTACGCGGGCAGTGACGACGCGTACGTCGCGGAGGTGATGCGGCTGGTGCACCGCCGCGCCCGGCGGATCCAGCCCGCGCCGAAGACCGGGATGCTGATCATCCAGATCGACGGCCTGTCCGCACCGCTGCTGAACTGGATGGTGCTGGCCGGCAACCTGCCGAACCTCGGCGGCTGGATCCGCGACGGCCGGCACTCGATGCTCGCCTGGCACACCGGCGTCCCGGCGACCACCCCCGCGAGCCAGGCCGGGATCCTGCACGGCGGCTCCGGGCACATCCCGGCGTTCCGCTGGTACGAGAAGGAGACCGGCCGGGTGATGGTCACCAACCGGGGCCGGGACGCGGCGGAGATCGAGGCCCGGATGTCGACCGGGCGCGGGCTGCTCGCGGACGGCGGCGTCAGCATCAGCAACAACTGGTCCGGCGACGCGGACAAGTGCGAACTGGTGTTCAGCCGCGCCGGCCTGCCGAACAGCCGCAGCCACGGGTACGTCCGGTTCTTCTCCAGCCCGCAGGGCGCCGCGCGCGGCCTGATCCTGTGCGTTGCGGAGATGATCAAGGAACTGCACCAGGCCCGCCGCCAGCGCGCCCGGCATCTGGTCCCGCGGGTGAAGCGCGGCGGCGCCTACATCTTCCTGCGCGCGGTCACCAACGTCCTGCTCCGCGACCTGAACGTCTCGCTGATCACCGACGAGCTGGTGAAGGGCACCCCGGTGATCTACTGCGACTTCGTCGACTACGACGAGGTCGCACACCACGCCGGCCCCACCCGGGCCGAGTCGCTGCAGACGCTGGAGGGCCTCGACCGGGTGCTCGGCGCGCTGCAGCGGATCATCGACATCCTGCCGCACTCGTACGAGATCGTCGTGCTGTCCGACCACGGCCAGAGCCAGGGCTCGACGTTCCTGCAACGGTACGGCCGGACGCTCGCCGAGGTGGTCGACGACCTGGTCGACACCACCAAGGAGCCGGTCGCCGCGGTCGGCAAGTCCGAGGGCTGGGGCCCGGTGAACGCGTTCCTCACCGAGCTGAGCATGCGCCGCAGCGTGGCCGGCACCGTCACCCGGAAGGCACTGCACCTGAAGGACGGCGAGGTGGAGCTCGGCCCGAAGGAGTGCGAGCCACAGGTCACCCCGGACGAGCAGATGGTGGTCACCGCGTCCGGCAACCTCGCGCTGATCTACCTCGCGACCACGCCCGGCCGGGTGCCGCTGGAGGAGATCGAGCTGCTGCACCCGAAGCTGATCCCGGGCCTCGCGACCCACCCCGGCATCGGGTTCGTGGTCGTCGACTCGCTCGCCGAGGGGCCGGTCGCGATCGGCCGCGCGGGTGTCCGGGTGCTGCGCTCCGGCCGGGTCGAGGGCGAGGACCCGTTGGCGCGGTACGGCGACTTCGCGGCCGCGTCGATGCTCCGCCAGGCCGAGATGCCGCACAACGGTGACCTCGTGGTGGTGAGCCGGCTCGACGAGTTCACCCACGAGGTGGCGGCGTTCGAGGAGCTGGTCGGCTGCCACGGCGGGATCGGCGGCTGGCAGACCGAGGCGGTGCTGGTGCACCCGAGTCGTTGGGTCCTGGAGGAGCCTCCCGTAGGCTCCGACGCGGTCCACGCGGTGCTGGTCGGCTGGCTGGAGAAGCTCGGCCAGCGCAAGGACGTGGCGGAACCGGCGAAGGTGGAGGCCTGA
- a CDS encoding TIGR03085 family metal-binding protein, which yields MTDYSRVERLALCDLLDQVGPAAPTLCEGWDAYDLAVHLYVREADPMAGPGLVIPALSDTTERRMQRVKERYGFAELVGMVRSGPPPVSLFSVPKLGAQLNTTEYFIHHEDVRRAQPSYDVRTLPREQQDGLWKAVRLSAKAMARKAPSGMVLRRPDGTSSVAKRPNERGSVTVTGEPAELVLFCSGRQAVADVQLDGEAEAVEQLRNASFGL from the coding sequence GTGACCGACTACAGCCGGGTGGAACGACTAGCTCTGTGTGACCTCCTCGACCAGGTCGGACCCGCCGCCCCGACGCTGTGCGAGGGCTGGGACGCGTACGACCTCGCCGTACATCTGTACGTCCGGGAGGCGGACCCGATGGCCGGGCCCGGACTGGTGATCCCGGCGCTGTCGGACACCACCGAGCGGCGGATGCAGCGGGTGAAGGAGCGCTACGGCTTCGCCGAGCTGGTCGGCATGGTGCGCAGCGGTCCGCCGCCGGTGTCGCTGTTCTCGGTGCCGAAGCTCGGCGCGCAGCTGAACACGACCGAGTACTTCATCCACCACGAGGACGTCCGCCGCGCGCAGCCGTCGTACGACGTCCGCACGCTGCCGCGCGAGCAGCAGGACGGACTGTGGAAGGCGGTCCGGCTGTCCGCGAAGGCGATGGCGCGGAAGGCGCCGAGCGGCATGGTGCTGCGGCGGCCCGACGGCACGAGTTCCGTCGCGAAGCGGCCGAACGAGCGCGGCTCGGTGACCGTGACCGGTGAGCCCGCGGAGCTGGTGCTGTTCTGCAGCGGGCGGCAGGCGGTGGCCGACGTACAGCTGGACGGCGAGGCGGAGGCGGTGGAGCAGCTCCGCAACGCGTCATTCGGCCTCTGA
- a CDS encoding MBL fold metallo-hydrolase, which translates to MRVTWWGHSTTTIEANGTRLLTDPVLTPRIAHLRRRRGPAPAPEAGECDAVLISHLHADHLHLTSLPFVSPDAALVVPRGAARLIHADRGPRYSDRCIEVAPGNQVRIGGLEITAVTAHHDGRRLPWSAYSAQPVGYRVDGAPSVWFAGDTDLYDGLAAETGPVDVALVPVGGWGPSLGPGHLDPLRAAEAVRRVGASMAVPVHFGTFWPIGLDWVRPDLFLAPGDRFKTAMTEVDPAVKVEVLVPGESVEVSP; encoded by the coding sequence GTGCGAGTCACCTGGTGGGGGCATTCGACCACCACGATCGAGGCGAACGGCACGCGGCTCCTGACCGACCCGGTGCTGACCCCGCGGATCGCGCACCTGCGCCGCCGCCGCGGTCCGGCGCCGGCCCCGGAGGCGGGGGAGTGCGACGCGGTCCTGATCTCGCACCTGCACGCCGACCACCTGCACCTGACCTCGCTGCCGTTCGTCTCCCCGGACGCCGCGCTGGTCGTGCCGCGGGGCGCCGCGCGGCTGATCCACGCCGACCGCGGACCGCGGTACTCGGACCGCTGCATCGAAGTTGCTCCCGGCAACCAGGTGCGGATCGGCGGGCTCGAGATCACCGCCGTCACCGCGCATCACGACGGGCGCCGGCTGCCCTGGTCGGCGTACTCCGCGCAGCCGGTGGGGTACCGCGTCGACGGCGCGCCGAGTGTCTGGTTCGCGGGCGACACCGACCTGTACGACGGGCTCGCCGCGGAGACCGGGCCGGTCGATGTGGCGCTGGTGCCGGTGGGCGGCTGGGGCCCGTCGCTCGGGCCGGGGCACCTGGACCCGCTGCGCGCCGCGGAGGCGGTGCGGCGGGTGGGCGCGTCGATGGCGGTGCCGGTGCATTTCGGGACGTTCTGGCCGATCGGCCTCGACTGGGTCCGGCCGGACCTCTTCCTGGCCCCGGGCGACAGATTCAAGACCGCGATGACCGAGGTGGATCCCGCGGTGAAGGTGGAGGTTCTGGTGCCGGGCGAGTCGGTCGAGGTCAGCCCATGA